One Acidiferrobacter thiooxydans DNA window includes the following coding sequences:
- the pssA gene encoding CDP-diacylglycerol--serine O-phosphatidyltransferase, translating into MMEDKRKGIYILPNLFTTAALFAGFYAIVQAMKGEFWHAAVAVFIAMVMDGLDGRVARWTHTESDFGAQYDSLSDMVSFGLAPALVVYEWGLSGLGKLGWLAAFIYSAAAALRLARFNIQTSTDRRLSFHGLPSPAAAAVVTGLVWVLQGYGAPPLWLRATALAVTVLIGAAMVSNIRYHSFKHIDLKGRVPFIAVLAIVLIFVLISLDPARVLFALFFCYALSGPIDSLVRRYRRSLHRRRLGDSHEGSPRV; encoded by the coding sequence ATGATGGAAGACAAGCGCAAGGGTATCTATATCCTGCCGAATCTCTTTACGACGGCGGCGCTCTTCGCCGGCTTTTATGCCATCGTGCAGGCCATGAAGGGCGAGTTCTGGCACGCGGCCGTGGCGGTGTTCATCGCCATGGTCATGGACGGGCTGGACGGGCGGGTGGCGCGCTGGACGCACACCGAGAGCGATTTCGGGGCACAGTATGACAGCCTGTCGGACATGGTGTCGTTCGGGCTTGCCCCGGCGCTGGTTGTCTATGAATGGGGGCTCTCGGGGCTCGGCAAGCTCGGCTGGCTGGCGGCCTTTATCTACTCGGCGGCTGCCGCCTTGCGTCTGGCGCGCTTCAATATTCAGACCAGCACGGACCGGCGACTGTCGTTCCATGGTTTACCGAGTCCAGCGGCGGCGGCGGTCGTTACCGGTCTGGTGTGGGTCCTGCAAGGTTATGGTGCGCCGCCGCTGTGGCTACGCGCCACGGCCTTGGCCGTTACCGTCTTGATCGGTGCGGCGATGGTCAGCAATATCCGCTACCATAGCTTCAAGCACATCGACTTAAAGGGGCGGGTGCCCTTTATCGCGGTGTTGGCCATCGTCCTGATCTTCGTGCTGATCTCGCTCGATCCCGCGCGCGTGCTGTTTGCCCTGTTTTTCTGTTATGCCCTGTCGGGGCCGATCGATTCGCTGGTACGCCGCTATCGTCGCTCGCTGCATAGGCGCCGATTGGGTGACAGCCACGAGGGATCGCCGCGGGTCTGA
- a CDS encoding DUF4440 domain-containing protein, with translation MTNRDSPHLLRILEERLLNCSQNPDEPSPAMLLADDFYEIGCSGRLYDRTETLRRLTGKRRRETTIRDFQVRFLSPEVALIVYLLVDAEEEEGDRAATWRSSVWRCQYGRWQIHFHQGTPAAGLIDEPASFLP, from the coding sequence ATGACCAACCGCGATTCCCCCCACCTCCTGCGCATCCTCGAGGAGCGGCTCTTGAACTGCAGCCAGAACCCGGACGAACCAAGTCCCGCCATGCTGCTTGCCGATGACTTCTATGAGATCGGCTGTTCCGGGCGGCTCTATGATCGCACTGAAACCCTGAGACGACTGACCGGCAAACGGCGCCGAGAGACCACGATCCGCGATTTCCAGGTACGCTTTCTGTCCCCGGAGGTCGCCCTGATCGTCTATCTGCTGGTCGATGCCGAAGAGGAGGAAGGCGACAGGGCGGCCACCTGGCGCAGCTCGGTGTGGCGATGCCAATATGGGCGCTGGCAGATCCACTTTCATCAGGGAACGCCCGCGGCCGGCCTGATCGACGAGCCCGCATCCTTCCTGCCCTGA